A single region of the Winslowiella toletana genome encodes:
- the bcsC gene encoding cellulose synthase complex outer membrane protein BcsC translates to MALFGPIAAVAAETPVSHEVAPVTWLLQQIRIGEATNKFDLVTQSLYRLQKIDPDNPEVLAAQLRLALRQGDQAKAQRLMEQLNKTAADSQAAKQSAASMLLITPDGRQQLQQARLLATAGHLEEAQAAYDKLFNRQFPGVDIALEYWRLVARIDGQQPQALAQLQALDQQYPGNSGLRLQIARMQLENNKNNQAIVELKKVAQDPAGRESAGALWLAKIQSQAVTESSVAELKRYLETFTGGDAQRNGQQELERRQKLLADPIFRQRERGLSLVDRGAGAAAIPALQAALKARPDDAELLGAMGQAQSRANRRASAIGYFERAIQAGQQSTRIGKWRSLLTSNRYWLAIDKGDKALAKGDITAAQHQYQLARTLDNSDSYALIGLGDVALANKNNASAEQQFLHALRLEPGNSTATRRLAALYQQQSPQKAIDFINRLTPGQQRALGNTLNDLRSDAQRAEADALAAQGNWAQAAEKYRRAQRDAPDDVWLNYRLAGALRESGQLQQADRLMAAMASKRADDPAQVYAYGLYLSGSDRRDRALAQLSTLPRAQWDEDIVSLAGRLEQDKVFERASALRDAGDEASAIALLQQQPFSARRDNTLADWALARGNAAQALQGYQQVLTRLPQDNDAALGRIDALVALKRSAEARSALQSLPPEAVAESSNTERRVASAWQSVGETQRAATLYHGLKARAAKEMPSQSSALVFRDAARLETEQRQPQIALDDYRQAMVASGITRQLPPDNNEFTRLMRNDARDDWLKRGIRSDAADLYRQQDTTLTLEQDYSRNKGTGGISDFTAHTTMFEAETPLADGKGFLRLDHVAASAGSFSTTDGSHRDVFGSCADNNTNGCSRDLKQRAEGTAPAIGWRNDRWSADIGTTPVGFEVVNWVGGVSWDTDYRDIGLSFTASRRPIASSLLSFAGARDPSIEGGRSWGGVVATGGSIGMSYDRGGAHGVWADLSAHQITGKNVANNSRERLMAGYYYKLINENNRRATMGLNSMLWHYQKDLSDYAFGQGGYYSPQSYFSLAVPLTWRQRSENWSYELGGSVSWSHSTTKAQARYPVNPGFQTTANPISSDSSGGGVGYTLHALVERRLTAHWTLGVGIDIQQAKDYTPSHGLLYLRYSLAGWEGDLDMPPQPLTPYADFK, encoded by the coding sequence ATGGCTTTGTTTGGCCCAATTGCTGCGGTGGCGGCAGAGACACCCGTGTCACACGAAGTGGCACCGGTAACGTGGTTGCTGCAGCAAATACGTATTGGTGAAGCCACCAATAAATTCGATCTGGTGACGCAGTCGCTTTACCGGCTGCAAAAAATCGATCCGGATAATCCTGAAGTGCTGGCCGCGCAGCTGCGGCTGGCGCTGCGTCAGGGCGATCAGGCCAAAGCTCAGCGCCTGATGGAACAGCTGAATAAAACCGCCGCAGATTCTCAGGCGGCAAAGCAGTCGGCTGCCAGTATGCTGCTGATCACCCCGGACGGACGCCAGCAGTTGCAGCAAGCCCGTTTACTGGCGACGGCGGGTCATCTTGAAGAGGCGCAAGCCGCTTACGACAAACTCTTTAACCGCCAGTTTCCGGGCGTCGATATCGCGCTGGAATACTGGCGGCTGGTGGCACGCATAGACGGCCAGCAGCCGCAGGCGTTAGCTCAGCTACAGGCGTTGGATCAGCAGTATCCGGGTAATTCCGGCCTGCGATTACAGATTGCCCGGATGCAGCTGGAGAACAACAAAAACAATCAGGCCATTGTTGAGCTGAAAAAAGTGGCGCAGGACCCGGCAGGCCGTGAGTCGGCGGGAGCGCTATGGCTGGCAAAAATTCAGTCGCAGGCGGTTACCGAGAGCAGTGTCGCCGAACTGAAGCGGTATCTGGAGACGTTTACTGGCGGAGATGCGCAGCGCAATGGCCAACAGGAGCTGGAGCGTCGACAAAAATTGCTGGCCGATCCGATATTTCGCCAGCGTGAGCGTGGGCTTTCGTTAGTGGACAGAGGAGCAGGCGCGGCGGCGATTCCTGCATTACAGGCGGCGCTAAAGGCCAGGCCGGACGATGCCGAACTGCTTGGTGCCATGGGACAGGCGCAATCGCGCGCTAATCGTCGGGCTAGCGCGATTGGCTATTTTGAACGCGCGATTCAGGCGGGCCAGCAAAGTACCCGTATCGGTAAATGGCGTAGTTTGCTGACATCGAATCGCTATTGGCTGGCAATTGATAAAGGCGATAAGGCGCTGGCGAAGGGCGATATTACCGCAGCACAGCACCAGTATCAGCTGGCACGTACGCTGGATAACAGCGACAGCTATGCGCTGATTGGCCTTGGAGACGTGGCGCTGGCGAATAAAAATAACGCCAGTGCTGAACAGCAGTTTCTTCATGCCTTGCGGCTTGAGCCGGGCAACAGTACCGCGACTCGTCGTCTGGCGGCGCTGTATCAGCAGCAATCGCCACAAAAGGCGATCGATTTTATTAACCGGCTGACACCCGGCCAGCAACGTGCGCTGGGCAATACGCTTAATGACCTGCGCAGCGATGCGCAACGGGCGGAAGCGGATGCGCTGGCCGCGCAGGGCAACTGGGCGCAGGCGGCGGAGAAATACCGTCGGGCACAGCGCGATGCGCCGGATGACGTCTGGCTTAACTATCGTCTGGCTGGCGCTTTGCGTGAGTCAGGGCAACTGCAGCAGGCGGATCGGCTGATGGCGGCAATGGCGAGTAAGCGTGCTGACGATCCGGCGCAGGTTTATGCTTACGGGCTGTATCTCTCGGGCAGCGATCGGCGCGATCGGGCTCTGGCGCAGCTCAGTACTCTGCCCAGAGCGCAATGGGACGAAGATATTGTCAGTCTTGCCGGGCGACTGGAGCAGGACAAAGTGTTTGAGCGTGCCAGTGCATTGCGTGACGCAGGCGATGAAGCCTCAGCGATTGCGCTGTTACAGCAGCAGCCATTCTCGGCGCGCCGTGATAATACGCTGGCGGACTGGGCGCTGGCGCGCGGCAACGCCGCTCAGGCGTTGCAGGGTTATCAGCAGGTTCTCACCCGGCTACCGCAAGACAATGATGCCGCGCTGGGACGAATTGATGCGCTGGTGGCGCTGAAGCGCAGTGCCGAGGCACGTAGCGCGTTGCAATCGCTGCCGCCAGAGGCAGTAGCCGAAAGCAGTAACACTGAACGTCGGGTTGCCAGTGCCTGGCAGAGCGTCGGTGAAACTCAGCGTGCAGCCACGCTGTATCACGGCCTGAAAGCGCGTGCGGCTAAAGAGATGCCGTCGCAAAGCAGTGCGCTGGTATTTCGCGACGCGGCGCGGCTGGAAACTGAACAGCGCCAGCCGCAGATAGCACTGGATGATTATCGTCAGGCGATGGTTGCCAGCGGTATCACCCGGCAACTTCCGCCGGATAATAATGAATTCACCCGGCTAATGCGCAATGACGCGCGTGATGACTGGCTGAAACGTGGCATACGCAGCGATGCCGCCGATCTGTATCGCCAGCAGGACACCACGCTGACGCTGGAGCAGGATTATTCACGTAATAAAGGAACCGGCGGAATTTCTGACTTTACCGCCCACACCACCATGTTTGAAGCGGAAACACCGTTGGCCGATGGCAAAGGTTTTCTGCGGCTGGATCATGTTGCCGCTTCGGCAGGCAGTTTCTCTACCACTGACGGGTCTCATCGCGACGTGTTCGGCAGCTGCGCTGACAACAATACCAATGGCTGTAGCCGCGATCTGAAACAGCGTGCCGAAGGCACGGCTCCGGCGATTGGCTGGCGCAACGATCGCTGGTCCGCCGATATTGGCACCACGCCAGTCGGTTTTGAGGTGGTGAACTGGGTGGGGGGCGTCAGCTGGGATACCGACTACAGAGATATCGGTTTGTCATTTACGGCTTCACGACGTCCAATTGCCAGCTCGCTACTCTCTTTTGCTGGCGCTCGCGATCCGAGTATTGAAGGAGGCCGCAGTTGGGGCGGGGTGGTCGCCACCGGTGGCAGCATCGGTATGAGTTACGATCGGGGCGGCGCGCATGGCGTATGGGCGGATCTTAGCGCGCACCAAATCACCGGTAAAAACGTGGCGAACAACTCACGTGAAAGATTGATGGCGGGCTACTACTATAAGCTCATTAATGAAAATAACCGTCGCGCCACGATGGGTCTTAACAGCATGCTGTGGCATTACCAGAAAGACCTGAGTGACTACGCATTTGGTCAGGGCGGTTACTACAGTCCGCAAAGTTATTTCTCGTTGGCGGTGCCGTTGACCTGGCGTCAGCGTAGCGAAAACTGGTCGTATGAACTGGGCGGTTCAGTGTCATGGTCACACTCAACCACCAAAGCGCAGGCGCGCTATCCGGTTAACCCGGGTTTTCAGACCACGGCGAATCCGATCTCATCCGACAGTTCCGGTGGTGGAGTGGGCTACACGTTGCACGCGCTGGTAGAGCGGCGATTAACCGCGCACTGGACGCTGGGTGTTGGCATTGATATTCAGCAGGCAAAAGATTATACCCCCAGCCACGGGCTGCTCTATCTGCGATACTCGCTGGCAGGTTGGGAAGGCGATCTGGATATGCCGCCACAACCGCTGACGCCCTATGCCGATTTTAAATAG
- the hmsP gene encoding biofilm formation regulator HmsP has product MRVSRSLTIKQMATVSAIAIITICIFIVIQLFHFVQQRRVDYAQQMENIAHTVRQPLSEAVLRADIPEAESILNSLKPAGILSRADVVLPNAFQALHTDFSPEKPVPRLVARVFELPVQITVPLYATERTAAPKPLAYLVLQADSWRVYQFILSTVATMLTTYLLLALILSVAISWCINRLVIHPLRDISRELQALPPQDILTHKLTIPPLHRDDEIGMLIRSYNRNQQVLESIHDEMSRLTTHFALTDLPNRTLFLALLEQHMRSAGTLSGFTVMVLRVETLQEANGVLTDEQRDTLILTLTEKIRSCLDDRTVLAQLNGSDFALLAKRANSPFRAVRLARNMMMRLTQPVALQHMQIRPVASIGMAQRDAATLAVADLLGRATSAMMSARHQGKNQILFYDPLLTERAQKRLTQEHDILRGLEQEQFALYLQPQVNMQTGELVGAEALLRMRQPDGSYNLPEDFIVGAEELGVIGDLGRWVFEESCRVLAGWQKRDIILPLSVNISAVQLRDPGIVPHLQDLLARHRILPGSLVLEITETAEIGDPQQAAALLSALQRVGVAVALDDFGMGYSNLNYLRQFKSLPISKLKMDRSFVSALPADDTMVKIIAAIAEIVDIDVVAEGVETDEQRDWLLARGINIGQGYLYSPALPLASFDQWLLRADYLKSNPSR; this is encoded by the coding sequence TTGCGCGTTAGTCGTTCACTTACGATCAAGCAGATGGCAACGGTTTCAGCGATTGCCATTATCACCATCTGCATCTTTATCGTTATTCAGCTTTTCCATTTTGTGCAGCAGCGCAGGGTTGACTACGCCCAGCAAATGGAAAACATCGCGCACACCGTTCGTCAGCCCTTGTCTGAAGCGGTACTGCGCGCCGACATCCCTGAGGCAGAGAGCATCCTTAATTCGCTTAAACCGGCGGGAATTTTGTCACGAGCTGATGTGGTGCTGCCGAATGCATTTCAGGCGTTGCACACGGATTTTTCGCCGGAAAAACCGGTGCCACGGCTGGTGGCTCGCGTGTTTGAACTGCCGGTGCAGATTACGGTGCCGCTCTATGCAACGGAGCGCACTGCGGCACCGAAACCGTTGGCATATCTGGTGTTGCAGGCTGACTCATGGCGCGTTTATCAGTTTATCCTCAGCACCGTCGCTACCATGTTGACCACTTATTTGCTGCTGGCGCTGATCCTGTCAGTGGCGATCAGCTGGTGTATTAACCGGCTGGTGATTCATCCGCTGCGTGATATTTCACGCGAGCTGCAGGCGCTGCCGCCGCAGGATATTCTCACCCATAAACTGACTATTCCGCCGCTGCATCGTGATGATGAAATTGGCATGTTGATTCGCAGTTATAATCGCAATCAGCAGGTGCTGGAATCAATACATGATGAGATGAGCCGCCTGACCACTCACTTTGCACTGACCGATTTGCCAAACCGAACGCTGTTTCTTGCGCTGCTGGAGCAGCATATGAGATCGGCCGGTACGCTCAGTGGTTTTACCGTGATGGTACTGCGTGTTGAGACTTTGCAGGAAGCCAATGGCGTTCTGACCGATGAACAACGCGACACCCTTATTTTGACGCTGACGGAAAAAATTCGCAGCTGTCTGGATGACCGAACGGTGCTGGCGCAGCTGAACGGCAGTGATTTTGCGCTGCTGGCGAAAAGGGCCAACAGCCCGTTTCGCGCGGTGCGTCTGGCGCGCAATATGATGATGCGTCTGACACAACCGGTGGCGCTGCAACATATGCAAATTCGTCCGGTTGCCAGTATTGGTATGGCGCAGCGTGATGCCGCCACCCTCGCCGTGGCTGACCTGCTGGGTCGCGCGACTTCAGCGATGATGTCGGCGCGCCATCAGGGGAAAAATCAGATTCTGTTTTATGATCCGCTGCTGACCGAGCGCGCGCAAAAGCGCCTGACGCAGGAACATGACATCTTGCGCGGACTGGAACAGGAACAATTTGCGCTCTATCTGCAGCCCCAGGTCAATATGCAAACCGGTGAGCTGGTGGGGGCTGAAGCGCTGTTGCGCATGCGTCAGCCGGATGGCAGCTACAATTTGCCGGAAGATTTTATTGTCGGTGCCGAAGAGCTTGGCGTGATTGGCGATTTGGGCCGCTGGGTATTTGAAGAGTCCTGTCGCGTACTGGCCGGCTGGCAAAAGCGCGATATTATTCTGCCGCTTAGCGTCAATATTTCAGCGGTACAGCTGCGCGATCCCGGCATCGTGCCGCATTTACAAGATTTGCTGGCGCGCCATCGAATTTTGCCTGGCAGTCTGGTGCTGGAAATTACCGAGACCGCCGAGATTGGCGATCCGCAACAGGCCGCCGCATTGTTGAGTGCTTTGCAGCGAGTTGGCGTGGCGGTAGCGCTGGATGATTTTGGGATGGGCTATTCCAATCTTAACTATCTGCGCCAGTTTAAATCATTGCCAATCAGTAAGTTGAAGATGGACCGCAGCTTTGTATCGGCACTGCCTGCTGACGATACTATGGTCAAAATCATCGCGGCGATCGCTGAAATTGTTGATATTGATGTG